The Hypanus sabinus isolate sHypSab1 chromosome 3, sHypSab1.hap1, whole genome shotgun sequence genome contains a region encoding:
- the hikeshi gene encoding protein Hikeshi isoform X2 yields the protein MFGCLVAGRLVQTDAQQVAEGKFVFNLPDYESVNHVVIFMLGTTPFPVGAGGSVYFSYPDKCGMPVWQLLGFITNEKPSAIFKISRLKTQEGSQHPFGTMNIAQTQSIAQIGISVEPMELLTQQTPEASASVSTVDSFTQFTQKMLDNFYNFSSSFALTQDRMIPNPTEMFIPASVVMK from the exons ATGTTCGGGTGCCTGGTTGCAGGTCGATTG GTGCAGACAGATGCACAGCAAGTTGCAGAGGGGAAATTTGTATTTAATCTTCCTGATTATGAGAGCGTCAATCATGTCGTGATCTTTATGCTGGGGACAACACCGTTTCCTGTAGGAGCAGGAGGATCTGTCTATTTTTCTTACCCAGACAAGTGTGGGATGCCAGTGTGGCAATTACTAGGATTCATAACTAATGAAAAACCCAGTGCAATATTCAAAATATCACGTTTAAAGACAC AAGAAGGGAGCCAACATCCTTTTGGGACAATGAATATTGCCCAGACACAGTCAATTGCCCAAATTGGGATCTCTGTAGAGCCCATGGAACTGTTAACACAGCAGACTCCAGAAGCAAGTGCATCTGTATCGACAGTTGATTCATTTACACAG TTTACGCAGAAGATGCTAGACAATTTCTATAATTTTTCATCCTCTTTTGCACTGACCCAAGATCGGATGATTCCAAACCCTACTGAGATGTTTATCCCTGCGAGTGTTGTCATGAAATG A
- the hikeshi gene encoding protein Hikeshi isoform X1, with product MFGCLVAGRLVQTDAQQVAEGKFVFNLPDYESVNHVVIFMLGTTPFPVGAGGSVYFSYPDKCGMPVWQLLGFITNEKPSAIFKISRLKTQEGSQHPFGTMNIAQTQSIAQIGISVEPMELLTQQTPEASASVSTVDSFTQFTQKMLDNFYNFSSSFALTQDRMIPNPTEMFIPASVVMKWYENFQRRLSQNPNFWKS from the exons ATGTTCGGGTGCCTGGTTGCAGGTCGATTG GTGCAGACAGATGCACAGCAAGTTGCAGAGGGGAAATTTGTATTTAATCTTCCTGATTATGAGAGCGTCAATCATGTCGTGATCTTTATGCTGGGGACAACACCGTTTCCTGTAGGAGCAGGAGGATCTGTCTATTTTTCTTACCCAGACAAGTGTGGGATGCCAGTGTGGCAATTACTAGGATTCATAACTAATGAAAAACCCAGTGCAATATTCAAAATATCACGTTTAAAGACAC AAGAAGGGAGCCAACATCCTTTTGGGACAATGAATATTGCCCAGACACAGTCAATTGCCCAAATTGGGATCTCTGTAGAGCCCATGGAACTGTTAACACAGCAGACTCCAGAAGCAAGTGCATCTGTATCGACAGTTGATTCATTTACACAG TTTACGCAGAAGATGCTAGACAATTTCTATAATTTTTCATCCTCTTTTGCACTGACCCAAGATCGGATGATTCCAAACCCTACTGAGATGTTTATCCCTGCGAGTGTTGTCATGAAATG GTATGAGAATTTTCAAAGAAGATTGTCCCAAAACCCAAATTTTTGGAAATCATAA